In Primulina huaijiensis isolate GDHJ02 chromosome 4, ASM1229523v2, whole genome shotgun sequence, a genomic segment contains:
- the LOC140975321 gene encoding pentatricopeptide repeat-containing protein At4g14850 has product MTQRNVFVTAKTLGLLVESAVQTQSSLLGRAVHAQIVKTLGLVLDAVLSNHLINMYSKLDLPNSARLVLFFTPVNLRSVVSWTALISGYVQNGHFVAALTQFSSMRREFVHPNDFTFPCLFKASTSLQVPTLGQQFHSLAVRLGFIKDVFVACSTFDMYSKTGLLSDAERLFDEIPERNIATWNACISNSVLNGRPSEAIFKFVQLLRDGGAPNSITFCAFLNACSDGRFLKLGQQLHGCLIKGGHATDVSVSNGLIDFYGKCHKINFSEKVFEKMRVFNGVSWCSMVAAYEQNDLGEKACAMFLKARRAGVEPTDFMVSSVLSACAGLAALEAGRVVHGLVVKACIEGNMFVGSALVDMYGKCGSIEDCEASFYEMPRRNLICWNALIGGYAHQGHADMALELFMEMTDYREMEKLVPNFVTFVSVLTACSRGGMVEVGMEIFDSMSVKYGVAPGAEHYACVVDMLGRAGQVERAYQIIRKMPVEPTISIWGALLGASKLHGDQELGKLAAGNVFELDPHDSGNHVILSNMFAAAGQWDEANLVREEMKDVGIKKGVGCSWLSVKNTVHVFQAKDTSHSRNSEIQAMLAKLKKEMKAAGYIPAIGLALYDVEDEEKESEVWCHSEKIALAFGLISLPPGVPIRINKNLRVCVDCHSAIKFISSIGHREIIVRDNNRFHRFKDNQCSCGDYW; this is encoded by the coding sequence atgacacAAAGAAATGTGTTCGTCACTGCAAAAACTCTGGGCTTACTCGTGGAGTCCGCTGTTCAAACTCAGTCCTCCCTTCTCGGACGGGCAGTCCATGCCCAGATTGTGAAGACTCTGGGCCTAGTGCTTGATGCCGTGCTTTCCAACCATCTCATCAACATGTACTCGAAGCTTGACCTACCGAACTCGGCCAGATTAGTTCTATTCTTTACCCCAGTGAACTTGCGTTCAGTTGTCTCATGGACAGCCCTTATCTCGGGCTACGTGCAAAACGGTCACTTCGTTGCTGCCCTTACTCAGTTCTCTTCCATGCGGCGTGAGTTTGTCCATCCGAATGATTTCACTTTCCCTTGTTTATTCAAAGCCTCCACGTCGCTCCAAGTGCCTACTCTGGGCCAACAATTTCACTCACTTGCGGTTAGACTCGGCTTCATCAAGGATGTTTTTGTTGCCTGTAGCACGTTTGATATGTACTCCAAGACAGGTCTTTTGAGTGACGCAGAAAGATTATTTGACGAAATTCCAGAAAGGAACATTGCTACATGGAATGCCTGTATTTCGAATTCGGTCCTTAATGGGAGACCTTCCGAGGCTATTTTCAAGTTTGTTCAGCTGTTACGAGATGGGGGAGCTCCCAATTCTATTACATTTTGCGCATTCTTGAATGCGTGCTCGGATGGTAGGTTCCTAAAGTTAGGTCAGCAGTTGCATGGCTGCTTGATTAAAGGAGGCCATGCAACTGATGTTTCAGTTTCAAATGGATTGATCGATTTTTATGGCAAGTGTCATAAGATTAACTTTTCTGAGAAAGTTTTTGAGAAGATGCGTGTGTTTAATGGTGTTTCGTGGTGTTCGATGGTGGCAGCTTATGAACAAAATGATCTGGGAGAGAAGGCATGTGCGATGTTTTTGAAAGCACGTAGAGCTGGGGTTGAGCCAACCGACTTTATGGTTTCGAGTGTGCTTAGTGCATGTGCTGGTCTAGCTGCTCTTGAAGCTGGTAGAGTGGTTCATGGTTTGGTGGTGAAGGCCTGTATAGAGGGAAATATGTTTGTTGGGAGTGCACTTGTTGACATGTATGGTAAGTGTGGGAGTATTGAGGATTGTGAGGCCTCATTTTATGAAATGCCCAGGAGAAATTTGATTTGTTGGAATGCATTGATCGGTGGATACGCTCATCAAGGACATGCTGACATGGCACTGGAATTGTTCATGGAGATGACTGATTATAGAGAAATGGAAAAGTTGGTTCCCAATTTTGTAACTTTTGTCAGTGTATTAACTGCCTGCAGTAGAGGTGGTATGGTAGAGGTGGGAATGGAGATATTTGACTCAATGAGTGTGAAATATGGCGTTGCTCCAGGGGCAGAGCATTATGCATGTGTTGTGGACATGCTAGGGAGAGCTGGGCAAGTGGAACGTGCTTATCAGATTATACGTAAAATGCCTGTGGAGCCTACTATTTCAATATGGGGGGCTTTATTAGGAGCTTCTAAATTGCACGGGGATCAAGAACTGGGGAAGCTTGCCGCTGGCAATGTGTTTGAGCTTGATCCACATGATTCTGGCAATCATGTTATCCTTTCAAATATGTTTGCTGCTGCGGGACAGTGGGATGAGGCCAACCTTGTAAGAGAGGAGATGAAGGATGTAGGGATCAAGAAAGGGGTAGGATGCAGTTGGTTATCTGTCAAGAATACTGTCCATGTTTTTCAGGCAAAAGATACATCACACAGCAGAAACTCTGAGATTCAAGCGATGCTAGCTAAATTAAAGAAGGAGATGAAGGCTGCTGGATATATTCCTGCTATCGGTTTGGCTCTCTATGATGTAGAAGATGAGGAAAAAGAATCAGAAGTTTGGTGTCATAGTGAGAAGATTGCACTTGCATTTGGCCTTATCTCACTCCCTCCTGGAGTGCCTATAAGGATCAATAAAAATCTTAGAGTTTGTGTGGATTGCCATAGTGCAATAAAGTTCATCTCCAGCATTGGTCACCGAGAAATTATTGTTAGAGACAACAATAGGTTTCATCGGTTCAAGGATAACCAATGCTCTTGTGGTGATTATTGGTGA